In one Bacillus sp. PK3_68 genomic region, the following are encoded:
- a CDS encoding ABC transporter ATP-binding protein encodes MNAIRKLLHYIQPYTLFAILGPALMCMEVAMDLLQPTIMQKMIDTGIANQDNDYVVKLGLIMLLSAFVGLIGGMGSSVYAAKAAVHFAVDIRRDVFEKMGQFSSRNTDSFGAGKLITIVTSDIETLKQAIIMTLRVFVRGPLLFIGSVMIVWLTARELFPILLAVIPILIAFIYYFSIHSGKLFSKVQKAMDQVNTKLQEMLAGIRVIKAFDRHNYEKGQFKAVNDLLMKRNMTAEQLIVTLMPIMMFVVNLGMIAGMWMGAIKVNEGTLQVGVILAFINYLNIMMNGLMSSSHVLMQIARAFPSAKRVVQVLETESDIIKTAKPFSEPAIIGEVEFKQVHFSYSRNGEYVLKDLSFKAKAGQTIGIIGSTGSGKSTLVKLIPRLYDPDSGDILIDGMNVKDFPLEQLRASIGFVPQKPMLFSGSIKDNLRFGKEEATIDEMEQAAQSAAASEFINRFDTTFEHQLMQGATNLSGGQKQRLSMARAFIRRPRILILDDSTSAIDALSESAVQQALRQAHSHATLFIISSKISSVIDADQILVMEDGRIEASGTHDELLTNSKVYHDIYSSQGGREVKYR; translated from the coding sequence ATGAATGCTATAAGGAAATTATTGCACTATATTCAGCCATACACCCTTTTTGCAATTTTGGGACCAGCATTGATGTGTATGGAAGTGGCGATGGATCTTTTGCAGCCAACCATCATGCAGAAGATGATTGATACTGGCATTGCTAATCAAGACAATGACTATGTTGTTAAGCTGGGGCTCATTATGCTGCTCAGCGCATTTGTTGGATTAATTGGTGGAATGGGAAGTTCTGTGTATGCTGCAAAAGCAGCCGTTCACTTTGCTGTGGATATTCGCCGTGATGTGTTCGAGAAGATGGGACAGTTTTCAAGCCGTAATACAGATTCATTTGGTGCTGGTAAATTAATCACTATCGTAACCAGTGATATCGAAACGCTAAAGCAGGCCATTATTATGACATTGCGTGTATTTGTAAGAGGTCCTTTATTATTTATAGGATCTGTTATGATTGTTTGGCTCACTGCACGAGAATTATTTCCTATTCTCCTAGCAGTAATCCCTATTCTTATTGCCTTCATCTATTATTTTTCCATACATTCAGGAAAACTTTTTTCAAAAGTTCAAAAAGCGATGGATCAGGTAAATACGAAGCTTCAAGAAATGCTAGCAGGCATTCGGGTGATCAAAGCATTTGACCGTCACAATTATGAAAAGGGACAGTTTAAAGCGGTTAATGATTTGTTAATGAAACGAAATATGACGGCTGAACAGCTAATTGTAACTTTAATGCCTATTATGATGTTCGTTGTGAATCTAGGAATGATTGCTGGAATGTGGATGGGTGCCATAAAGGTAAATGAAGGAACGCTCCAAGTAGGGGTGATTCTTGCCTTTATTAATTACTTAAATATTATGATGAATGGATTAATGAGCAGCAGCCATGTATTAATGCAGATTGCTCGTGCCTTTCCTTCAGCGAAGCGAGTTGTTCAGGTACTTGAAACAGAAAGCGATATTATTAAGACGGCTAAGCCGTTCTCTGAGCCTGCCATCATTGGTGAAGTGGAATTTAAACAGGTACATTTCAGCTATAGTAGAAATGGAGAATATGTACTTAAAGATCTTTCCTTTAAAGCAAAGGCTGGACAAACCATTGGCATCATCGGCTCAACCGGCAGCGGAAAATCAACACTTGTCAAACTGATTCCCCGCTTATATGATCCAGATTCAGGAGACATTCTTATAGATGGGATGAATGTAAAGGACTTCCCTCTTGAACAACTCCGTGCCTCTATTGGGTTTGTTCCGCAAAAACCTATGTTATTTTCAGGATCAATCAAGGATAACTTACGCTTTGGGAAAGAAGAGGCAACGATTGATGAGATGGAGCAAGCAGCTCAATCTGCTGCCGCTTCTGAATTTATTAATCGTTTTGATACAACGTTCGAACACCAACTCATGCAGGGAGCGACGAATTTATCCGGAGGTCAAAAGCAGCGGTTATCTATGGCGCGTGCATTTATCCGCAGACCTCGTATATTAATTCTTGATGATTCAACTTCAGCCATTGATGCTTTGTCAGAATCGGCTGTGCAGCAAGCTTTAAGACAGGCTCATTCCCATGCAACGTTGTTCATCATTTCATCCAAAATATCCTCCGTGATTGATGCGGACCAGATACTCGTTATGGAAGATGGAAGAATTGAGGCCAGTGGCACGCATGATGAATTGCTTACTAACAGTAAAGTGTATCATGACATTTATTCTTCCCAGGGTGGCAGGGAGGTGAAATACAGATGA
- a CDS encoding PadR family transcriptional regulator, whose product MRRRRGFVQIAILHLLKEESMHGYQIMKELEERSNGAYSASAGTVYPALQELLDQQLIELNAESDKKIYSINRNGTKRLEEIAEQEEVDFWVEWKERMMWKNSEQATQLRAAMERWEREFRKAMKEARGNSESVLELIAFVNDMTDRLKKNVMK is encoded by the coding sequence ATGAGAAGACGGCGAGGATTTGTTCAAATAGCTATATTGCATTTATTGAAAGAAGAATCTATGCATGGCTATCAAATCATGAAGGAGCTGGAAGAGCGGTCAAATGGTGCTTATTCGGCAAGTGCTGGAACGGTGTATCCTGCGCTTCAGGAATTGCTGGACCAGCAGTTGATTGAACTGAATGCTGAATCTGATAAAAAAATTTATTCTATTAACAGAAATGGAACCAAAAGACTGGAGGAAATAGCTGAACAGGAGGAAGTCGATTTTTGGGTTGAATGGAAAGAGAGAATGATGTGGAAGAATTCTGAGCAGGCAACGCAATTAAGGGCAGCAATGGAACGATGGGAAAGAGAATTTCGAAAAGCGATGAAAGAAGCCCGGGGGAATTCAGAAAGCGTGCTAGAATTAATTGCCTTTGTGAATGACATGACGGATCGTTTAAAAAAGAATGTCATGAAGTAA